Part of the Verrucomicrobiota bacterium genome, CAAGGCGGAGAGTGTCAGTCGGCAGGTGGCCGGTTTGGTTTTGGCGGATGACAGCGGCTTGGAGGTGGATGCGCTGAAGAGGCAGCCCGGAGTCCGCTCGGCGCGCTATGCGGGGGAGGGGGCGAGCGATGCGGACAATCGTGGGAAGCTGATGGCGGCCCTCCGGGGCAAGGGGCTGTCAGAGAGCACGGCGCGCTTTCGCTGTGTCATGGCCTTGGCGCGGGGCGGGGAGACGATTGGCTCTTTTGAGGGAGCGGTCGAAGGCGTGGTCCGAGTGGAGGAGGCCGGGAAAGGCGGTTTCGGCTACGATCCCCTTTTTGTGCCGATCGGCTACCAGAGGTCCTTTGCGGAGTTGCCCGCGGCTATCAAGAATGCGCTGAGCCATCGAGGGAAGGCCTTGCAAGGCGTTCTCGATTGGCTGCAGGCTAATACCAACCTCCAGAAGTCACTGTTAGAATGGAGGTAAGGTGATGTGGGGAAGAGGCGCTGAAGCGCGGGGAAGGGAGAGCCGGTGTCTTTCGAGCCAGCCCTGGGTTGCTCCTCGGTTACGGTGCCTGCACCGCGCCCTCGTCGCGCCTTGGTCTGGCCGAAATCCACTCGGCCATTCTACCAGCCAATTCTGCGGCTTGGTATAAGGGGTGAAGGGGAGCCAAATCCGGATGCGACTTTTGCTGGCCTCTGGTGTTGGTAAGGTTTCACTCTCCAACCCCCTCCCCCTATGCTGCCTCGCTCCCCTGAGTGGATTCTTTGCGTTTCGTCTCTTTGTGCCCCGTTGCCAGTTGGGGCCGATGCGCTGCCGAGGCCGGATCTGGCCCTGCAAGGCGAGCAAGCCCTTTTGACTTGGCCGGGTGAGGGGCGCTTGTTTTCGAGCGATCGTCTCGGGGACCCTTGGACTGAGGTGGAAGGGGCGACGTCTCCGCACGCTTGGGCGATGTCCGATTCGGACCGCTCCTTTTTCCGAGTCCACTATGACACTTTCGGGTATCTGCCGGTGGATACCAATCAGAGCCGTTCCTACGATCTTTTGGGACAGGTCATCGATCCCGAGCCGAGCGATGGAGCCCCGCTCAGCGGGCAGGATGCGGCCTATGCGGTTTCTCCCCCGAGCTATCAGGACAACGGAGACGGCACGGTCACGGACCGACGCACTGGGCTCATTTGGCAGCAGGTGCCACCCTTGGCTTTTTACTCTTGGAGCGAAGCGCAGAGCTATGCCGAGAATTTGGTTTTGGCGGGGGAGAGTGATTGGCGCTTGCCGACCATCAAGGAGTTGTTTTCGCTGGCTGACTACAATGGCAGCAGCCGCGCCGGGATAGAACGGCCTTACTTGGACGAGTCGGTTTTCACGATCCATGACCCTCTGAGTGTGACGAACTTTTTTCCCGCGAGCACAGGCGGAACCAAGCGCGCGATCGATGGGCAGTTTTGGTCATCGACTCACTATGTGGGACGGACCATCAACGACGATTCGGCGACCTTCGGCTTCAATTTCATTGATGGCCGCCTCAAGGGCTATCCCAATGGCTTGCTGAGCGGCCCGACTGGGACGGCCTTTGTTCGCTGCGTTCGCGGGAACTCGGCCTATGGCAAGAACAATTTCATCGACAACGGGGATGGAACGATCACGGATTTGGCGACCGGCCTGATGTGGATGGCGCAAGACAGTGGGGCCTTTCCCGCGGCAGGTTCCCAGGGCGATGGGACCCTCGATTGGCAGGAGGCGCTCGCTTGGGCGGAAGCGCTCGATTTCGCTGGGTATGACGATTGGTTGCTACCCGACATCAAGCAGTTGCACACTTTGGTCGATTACAGCCGGGCCCCCGATGCTGAGGAAGCGGCGGCCCAAACGGTCGCGATCGACCCCCTGTTCTCGGTGAGCGAGACCGAATCCTGGTTCTGGAGCAGCACTTCCCTGGGGGACGATCTCTTTGCTTGGGGAGTCTACCAAACTTTCGGGCGGTCGCTCGCGATCGACCAAACGACCTTGGAAGCCACGGTCAACGCCCACGGAGCGGGCGCGGTTCGCAGTGATCCCAAAACCGGCAATCCAGCGGACTATGCGGCTGGGCATGGCCCGCAAAACGACCAGGTGCGGATTTACAACTATGCCAGGGCGGTCCGGTCTTGCCTGACTCCCCCTCTGGTGCCGGCGACGGAGCCGGGCGACCTCGTGGTGACCCTGGCGGGAACGGCGCCGGAGGATTTGGCGGTTGGGCCGCGGTCGGTGACTTTGGGCGGGGTGGAGGTGGACTTAGAGACGGTCTTTCGGAGCAGCCGCAACGAGATCAGCTTTGACTTTGAGACTTATGGTTTGCCGCCGGGCGACTACGCCGTGGAAGTGCGCTTCGCCGATTCGGAAGAGCTTTTGACCGGGGTGCATCGGGTGCATGCCAGCATCTTGCTTTTGATTGTGTATGATTGGGGCCACGACGCCAGCCCGCTCGACAACCAGGAGCCAGGCGTCTTCCTGGCCAAGATGCCGACTCTCCAAAGCTTGGCTGACGAAGGCTTGCGCTTCACCCAAGCCTATTCGCAACCGGCCTGCTCTCCCACCCGCGCCAGCATTCTCACAGGGCGTCAAGTTTGGCAGCATGGGGTGGGGATGCCTGCGGATTCCGGCAACTTCTCGGAAGCCGAAATCACTTTGCCGGAGATCTTCGCGACCATGGGCGCGCCGCATGACCTGCTCTCGGTGGGCAAGTGGCATCTGGGAGGAGAGGACAGCGGTTATGCGGACCGGGGGGGCTGGCCCGAGTTTTACGGCATCAATGGCGGAGGCGTGGGCAACTACGCCAACTGGTCGAAAAACAGCAATGGATCGGTCGAGACGACTTCGGTCTACAGCACCACCGACCAAGTGAATGAAGCCGAGGCTTTCATCAGAGAGCGGGTCGCCGCGGGCCAGCCTTGGTTCGCTTGGGTGGCCTTCAATGCGCCCCACTCCCCCTATCACGATCCGCCGGCAGAGCTGGCTCCGCCGGATGGCTATTCCGCCCAAGAGGTGGGGGAGTCCACCAGTTCCTTCCAATACCGTAAGATGCTGGAGGCGCTCGACACCGAGATGGGGCGGCTTTTGCAAGCGATCGACCCAGCGCAGACCACTATCCTGCTGATGGGGGACAACGGCACCCCTGGGGCCATCGTGCAAGCGCCCTATGGCAACGGGAATTCCAAGGGCTCCATTTACAATGGGGGAACCCATGTGCCTTTCCTGGTGAAGGGTCCCGCAGTCACGGTCGCGCCGGGATCGACGAGCGATGCGCTCGTTCATTGCGTGGATCTCTTTGCCACGATTTTGGAGCTGGCTGGTATCAACGAGCTGGGGGTCCCCCAGTTGGCGGCACAGAATACCCAGTCCGAGAGCCTCCTTCCTCTGCTGGAGGGAGGGGAGAGTGGCGGGCGCTGCGTCGTTTGTGAGAGCAATGACGGGGACGAGGCCCGGCGCTCCCTCCGCCTCGCAAGCCACCCTGACTACAAGCTGATCGTTCTCCAAGACCTCACGAGCGAGCTGGACGACCCAATTTTCGAGTTCTACAACGTCGGCTGGCCCGCTTTCGACGAGAACGAACAGAGTCCCCTCGATCTCAACAGCTTGAGCGGAGCGGCCCTCGCGGCCTACCAGGCCTGTCTGGCCAAGGAGGCCTCGCTCGGCGGGGGCTACAGTGATGGCCCGAGTTCCAGCTTTGACACGCTTTATCTGGAGCTGCCCACCACGGGAGTGACCCCGGTCGTGCCTGGGTTCACCCGTCCGAACGGCAACGAGATTGCGGTCACCTCCGTCACGGTGGACGGCCAAGCGGCCACCATTCTCGGGAGGTTCAACTCGGGGACGAGCCTGGCGGACGAGAGCGATGACCTGGCAGACCGCTACTGGGTCAAAGTGCGCCTCGCGCCAGCCAATGGAGGTCCCTATGCGGCCGCCCGAGTCATTTTTCCCGACCAGCCGGCGGGACAGGGCGGTGCGGCTCGCGAGTTCGATGCGGTTTCGATTGAAGTGCGCTCCTCTCTCTGATACCAACCTCCAGAATTCACTGGTAGAATGGAGGGAAGGAGGTGTGGGGAAGAGGCGCTGAAGCGCGGGGAAGGAAGAGCCGGTGTCTTTCGAACCAGCCCTGCGTTGCTCCTCGGTTACGGTGCCTGCACCGCGCCCTCGTCGCGCCTTGGCCTGGCCCGAAATCCACTCGGCCATTCTCCCAGCCGATTCTGCAGCTTGGTATGAGGAGTCCACCGCATGCTCGGCGATGGGAGGGATTGGTAGGTTTCAGGTTTCGGGGAGGTCAAGGCGGTGCCTTAGTCTGACGGTTGCTTGCGGGGCCTCTTTGTGGCAGGGATTCTTTTTGAAACCTGAAAGCTTTTTGCGATGATTGCCCCCCGTTTTTTCTTGTTGCTGGTGTGCTCCTTCCTTGGCTGGGCCTCGACTGGCCTGGTGGGACAGGAGAAGCCGAATATCGTTTTGTTTTACCTCGACGATTGGGCTTGGAATGGCTCGCCCATTCCAATGAATGATTCGGTGGAGAACTCCTTCATGCCGATTCTGGAGATGCCGCGTTTGGAGCAGCTCGCGCGGGAGGGGATGAAGTTCACGAATGCCTACGGCTCCCACCAATGCGCCCCGGCCAGGGCTTCCCTGCAAACCGGGCAGTCCGGTCCCCGCACGGGCTTGACGCTCGTTCTCGGAAATCAAAAAGACGACTACTATGACACCCGGCCGCAATACCGTAATCTTCCTCTGGTGCCCAATATCGCAGATGAGTCTCTCGATGCCGATGCCCTCACCATTCCCGAGGCCCTGGAGCCCCTTGGTTATGTGAGTGCCCATTTGGGGAAATGGCATCTCTACAGCGACCCGGGAGCGGAGGGGTATGTCTTGCACGACGGCGATACCGACAACAAGCCGGGCACTCCGAAGGACCCCGCGATCGCGGAAAAGGATCCCAAGCTGATGTTCAGCATCACGGAAAAAGCCATTGGCTTCATCAAGGAGCAGGCAGCTCAAGACCGTCCGTTCTATTGCCAGATCTCCCACTATGCCATGCATGCCGGGAGCCAGTGCCTGCCGGAAACTTTTGAGAAATACGCTGCTCATCCGAAGCTCCAGGCCTACTACGAAACGCTCGCAAAGCGCCCCAAGCCCAAGCAGGATCCTGCGATGTGGCTGGGCATGGGAGAGGATTTGGATGGTCGCATCGGAGCGGTGCTCGACACGCTGGCCAGCTTGGGGATCGAGGACAACACCTATGTGGTGGTGGTCTCAGACAATGGCTACCGCCACTCCGCGCTGGGAATCACCCCGGGCACCAAGCAGCCCCTCCACGCCCACAAGTGGTGGGCTTGGCAAGGGGGCATCCGGGTTCCCATGTTTGTGAAGGGCCCTGGGATTGCAGCCAACTCCACTTTCGAAGGCAATGTCATCAACTATGACTTTCTGCCCACCTTCGTGGAATGGGCCGGAGGAGATCCGGAAACGCTTCCCGAGATAGATGGCGTGAGCCTGGCAGCCTATATGGCTGGCCAAGATCCGGATCGGGAGTTCCTAAACCGTCCGCTCTATCTCCATGTGCCCCACTACCGAGAAGAAATTCCGCACTCCATCATCGTGGCAGGCGATGCCAAGGTCATCCACTTCTATGAGCGTCCGGATATTCCGATGCTTTTCAATTTGGCGGACGACCCGGGTGAAACCACCAACATCGCCCGGCAGTTTCCCGAGACCCATGAGAGACTCTTTGAGCAAATGATGACTTACTTGGAGGAGGTGGAAGCTCGCTTTCCGAAGGTCAATCCAGAGTATGACCCAGAGGTCTACCAGCGGCACAAAAACTACGCCAAATACCAGCGCTGGGGACCCTTTGAGGGAACGCGTCCGCTGGCGGAGGACGAGTTGTGATCCCGGAGTTTGGTCTCATACCAACCTCCAGAATTGGCTGGTAGAATGGAGGGAAGGTGTTTTGGGGAAGAGGCGCTGAAGAGCGGGGAAGGGAGAGCCGGTGTCTTTCGAGCTAGCCCTGGGTTGCTCCTCGGTTACGGCGCCTGCACCGCGCCCTCGTGGCGCCTTGGTCTGGCCCGAAATCCACTCGGCCATTCTACCAGCCAATTCTGCAGCTTGGTATCAGACCTTCTGGAGGGTGATCCGGAAGAGATAGGTCTCCGGATCGCGTGAGACGCGCTCTGCGATCAGGAGCCGCTGTTCTTCCGGGCTCTTTCGCTGGAGAAGGGCATCCTTTTGGTTGAGCGCTTGTCCCGGGAAATACATTTGGGTGACCAGTTCCTCATACCCCCGTTTGCTGACCTTGAAGTGAATATGAGGGGGCCGGTCCCAGCCTTCGGCGACGGGGTAGGCGCCCGGAAAGATGGTGCGAAAGCGGAAGCGACCGGCTTTTCCGCTGGGCACGATGGCCCAGCCTTGGAAGCCCTCGTCGAGGGGGGCGGGATTGCGGTCGTGCGGATGGCGATAGCGGCCGGCCGCGTTGGCTTGCCAGAGGTCGACGGTCGCCCCCTCCACGGCCTGGCCCGAGGTGTCTTGGACTGTGCCAGAGATGAAGATGGGGCGCCCTTGAGCCTGGACGGGGTAGCCTTCGACTTGGGTGAGGTCGAAGTCCTGGTCGGCTGGCGCAAAAACAGGATAGAACGGCCCTTGCACTTCGGAGGGGGTGGCCGGCTGGGGTGGCGAGACACGGTTGGCTCCGAGGGCGGTTCCGGCAGCCGCCAAGCCGCCGCCCGCCGTGTGGAGAAGGAAGTTTCGTCGCTTCATGCGAGGTGAGAGGCTGGAGCCGCCCAAGTATTTCCCGGATGTTTTCTCAATCCTGCCGGAGGCGCGTCCTGGCTCCTTCTTCCAAGTCATTCCCAGGACAGGGTCTTCTTTGCCCACGACTAGGGCGTAGCCACCGCCAGGGTCCGGAGCGCGCGGATTCGCTGCAAAACCGGGGGGTGGGAGTGGTCCATAAAGACGTGGAGCGGATGGGGCGTGAGATTGCTCAAGTTGCTGGCACTGAGTTTTTTGAGCGCGGTCACCAGATCGTTGGGCTGGCTGGTCACTTCGGCGGCGTAGGCGTCGGCTTCGAATTCGTTTTTGCGACTGAAGATGTTCATGCCGATGCCGATGATGCGGCTGATGGGTTTGAAAAGGACCGTGAAGAAAAGAATGCCAAGATAGACAGGAAGTTGGCCGCTCGTGGTGTCGACGCCGAAGGCTTCGTAAAGTCCGGCCTGGTTCAGGAAGAGACCCAAGAGAAAGAAGAGAAGGCCGGTTTGAAGCAGGCTGAGGACGATGGTCTGGTGGATATGCTTTTTCTTGAAGTGACCAATCTCGTGCGCGAGCACGGCCACGAGTTCGCCGGTGGTTTGTTTTTCAACCAAGGTGTCGTAGAGAGCGATTTTCTTGCGCTTGCCGAAACCGGTGAAGAAGGCGTTGGCCTTGGCAGAGCGTTTGGAGCCGTCCATGATGGAGATCTCGGTGAGCGGGAAATGGCACTTTTCCGCCATAGCGTGGATCTTGTTCTTCAGTTCTCCGTCTTCCAGCGCTTGGAACTTGTTAAAGAGGGGGAGGAGGTAGGTGGGGGCGAGCCAAGTTAGCAGCAGGGAGAAGGCCGAAACCACGATCCACGCCCAGAACCAGGCGGCAGGCACCGTGGCGAAGATCCAGAGCAAGAGCGCGAGAAGTGGCAGCCCGAGGAGGGCCGCGAGCGCCAGGTTCTTGCAGAAGTCGGCCACAAAGGTGGCGGGCGTGGTTTGGTTGAAGCCGAATCGTTCTTCGAGCACGAAGGTGTCATAGAGGTTGAAGGGAAGGCCTAAGAGCGTGTTGGCTAAAAAGAGCAGGCCGAAGAAGGCGAGGCCGGTGCCGACTGGCCCCCAGCCCCAGCTGGCGATGATGCCGTCGAGCCAAGGGAACCCACCCAGCAGCCAGAAGGCGAGGAAGACCAGGAGGGAGAAGGTGCTCTCGACGAGGTCGAAGCGGGTGTGGGCGCGGGTGTATTCCTGGCTCTGGGTGTATTTCTCGGCGTCAAAGGTGTCGGCGAATTCCTGTGGGAGTTTTGGCTGCAGCGCTTTGAGATTCAGGAGCGAGGCGATGACGTTGAGGGCGTAGAGGCCGACCACGATCAAGAGGAGGAGAAAGAACCAGGTGTTGAGCACGAGTTTGCTAGGGTGCGGTGTTCAGTTTTCGGGGAGAGGTGGGGGGCAATCCAAGTTTGGTCGCGGAGTTAGAAGGCTCGATTCCAAGGTGGTCAAAGCGGCTGCGCTGCGGTTAGGATGGTAGGCTGATGAGCTGCGCGGCCAGGGCTTCCCCGCGCTTTTCGAGGTCGGCGAGGTGGGTGGCGGCGATGTCTTCTAACTCGGTCAGGCTGCTGAGGTGGCTGAATTGCTGGCGGAGATTTTTGCCGAAAGGGAGGCCTTTGCTGTAGGCCATGAGCCGGCTGCGCATGGACATGAGAGTGAGTTCCTCGGTCGGGCGATACTTTTGCTCGATGGCGATGGCGCAGTGGCGGCGGATGAATCCCCAGCGTTCTTGGGCGCTCGGCTCGGGCATTTGTGTGCCGGTTTCGAGGTAGTGGCGGGCTTCTCGGAAGAGCCAGGGGCGTTGCATGGCGGCGCGGCCGATCATGACGCCACGGACTTTGGTTTCTTGGAGGCGGCGTTGCACGTCGTGCCCGCTCCGCAGGTCGCCATTTCCAATGATGGGAATGCGGGCCAGTTCGGCGCAGTCGCCAATCACTTCCCAATCCGCTTCCCCGCTGTAACCCTGAGCGCGGGTCCGGCCGTGGATGGTGACCGCTTGGATCCCGCAGCCCTCTAGCAGACCGACGACCTGAGGGGCGTTGATGCTTTGGCTGTCCCAGCCGATGCGGATTTTGGCGGTCACCGGGATGCCGGTGGGTTCAACGGCTCGGACGATTTCTTCGGCCACGCTGGTTAAGAGAGGGCAATCGCGCAGGAGGGAGGAACCTCCATTTTTGGCGACCACTTTGTTGACCGGGCAGCCGAAGTTGATGTCGATAAAATCCGGTTGTTTCCAGTCGATGATCTTGCGGGCGGCTTCTCCCATGCGGGTCCCGTCCGCGCCGAAGAGCTGCACCCCCACCGGGCGCTGGCCTTCCTCAAATTCGGTGTATTTACGGGTCCGCTCGTCTGCCTGCAAGATCCCTTCCGCGCTCACGAATTCCGTCACCATGACCTCGGCTCCTTGCTCCTTGCAGAGATCCCGGAAGATGAGGTCCGTGATGCCTGCCATGGGGGCGAGGTAGAGGGGGGGGCGTTGGGGGGAGAGCCATTTCATGGGGTTTCAGTTTTCAGTTTTCAGTTTTCAGTTTTCGGGGTTCGGGGTTCGGGGTTCGGGGAAGAGGCGCTCGGGGTTTTCTAGGAGTTCGGTGACTTCGCTTTGCACTTGATCGACCTGGGACAAGGGGATGCGCGGGTCGGCCACCATGAAGACCTCCCCGCTTTTGGCGTGCTCGTAGATGAGCAGACGGGTTTCACCGAGGTTTTGCTCGTCTTGCGGGCGGAGGAGTTTCTTACGTTCCAGCATGACGGCCAAGATGTAACGAGCGTTTTCGGTCAGGGGGTCGTCTTGTTCGATGAGGGCGCGGAGCAGGGATTCGGGATCGTGCGGGACTACTTGGACGGCTTCTTCTTTCGGGGGGTCTGCTTTGAATTCGCTCCGCCACGAGGAGAAGGGGCGGTCCTGAGAGGGGCGCTCAGCCCAGCCTTCTTCCGAGTAGTCACGACGGAGCAGGTCGTTTGACTCCGGGTCCTCAAAGAGAGCGGTCACGATGATTTGTTGGTCGGCGAAGGCTTCTTCTGTGATCGCGCAACGGGTGCCCCGTCGGCGAAGGTTCCATTTTTCCTGGATCATGGGGGCTTTTTTAGCTGGGGGAGTGTTCGGGCAGGGAGCTGGGTTCAAGAGGCTTGGCTTCTCTCTGTTTTTGGAAGGGCCAAGTGGGCCGGTTGGCGAAGCGGCAGTAGATGATCCATCCCCCGATTCCGCCAAAGAGGAGGTTGGCGGCCCAGGCTGCCAGCGGCGCGGGGAGGGCGTGGGACTGGCCGAGGGCTGAGAAAAAGCTGGTCAGGATGGTGATGCCAGCGAAGAGGCCGATGGCGGTGGCCACGCCCCCGAGGACCCCTCGCCGGGAGCTGACGAGGGCCAAGGGAGCCGCCAAGAAGCAGAGGAGAAAGGTCACGAAGGGCTCGGCCAAGAGGCGGTGAAGGTGGGTGCGGTAAGGGGCCAACTGCTTGTCCGGGCTTTGGCGATTGGCGATGAGGTAGCTTTGCAGCTGAGGGACGCCGAGGTGTTTTTCGAGGAGGCCACTGGAGGCCACTTGGAAGGGGGTTTCGCTCCATTCGCGAAGGACCAAGCGATCCTCTCCTCGTTCATGGCTGGCCGTGAAGGGCACGATTCGCATGGGGACGGCTTCGCCATCGAAGTGCTCGACGCGTCCCTTTTCCAAGGTCCAGTGGTTGGTTTCCGCGTCCCAGGTGACTTCCGTGGCGTGGTAGGTGGCGACGGGGTTGCGAGCGGCGTCGAACTGGCGGACGATGACGTGGCGGAGGGGCTCTCCCAGGTGGAAGGCGAAGGGGAAGCGACCGATGAACCAGTCTCGATGCTCACTTCGATTGAGGAAGGGATGGTTTTCGATGAGCGTCTGCCCCTCTTCCCTCGAGGTGAGGGCATTGAGAGTGGAGTCATTGCTGGCGCGGGCCCAGGCCGACCACTGGTAGTTCATGGCGAGGGCGGCCAAGCTGGCGTAGGCCCCGGCCAGGAGGACGGGGAGCAGCACTCGCAGAGGGTGGCGACCGGAGCCGATCATGGCGGTCAGTTCGTTGGCCTTCGACATACGGGTCAGCGAGTAGAGGGTGCCGAGGAGGAGGGAAATCGGTAGGATGAGGACCAGGATTTCCGGAAGCTGCTTGAAGTAAAAACCGGCTACCTCGGAGAGGCCGAGACCCCCTTGCGCGAAGTCCGGCCCATTGTCGCTCAAGTCGATCACAATCCAGATGCTGCTGAAGGCCAGCAAGCTGATGACGACTGGGGGGAGGAGGTGGCCGACGAGGTAGCGATCTTGGCGGGTGGCTTTGGAGTAGAGCCAGACCATCAAGACGGGAGAGGCCAGAAGAAAGGCCACCAGCGCCAGGTAGCCGAGGTAGGCTCCCAAGGCGGGAGGTTCACCCAAGCCGCCTTCGGTGGCGGCGCGGAAATTGAGGGCCAGTTCCGCTGGGAGCCAGAGCATGATCCCGAGGGTGCTGAAGAGAGCGGTCGTCGGGAGGGCGCTGCCCAGGCGACGAGCGATTCGCACTTTCAGCGGAAGAAGCGCCAACAAAAGAGCGGCGATTTGTGGCCAGAGAGCCGGGGCGATGGCCACAAAGCCACTCTCCTGAAACCCTTGGCTGGGCCAGGCATCCCGGAACCAGAGCGCGAAGACGAGGAGGGTGCCGAGGACATAGAGTCCCAAGGCGCGCCGGCTGCCCATGAGGCGTTGCCAAAAGCGCTCAGCTTCTTTTGCGACTTTGATGGCATAACGCTGAAAATCCATGGGCCTGACCAGGTAGCAAAAGCGGTCAGCAGGAGGGGTC contains:
- the rdgB gene encoding RdgB/HAM1 family non-canonical purine NTP pyrophosphatase, with the protein product MAEGKWKLVIATGNAHKLEEIRQILGEGVEVVGLREFPGIEPEEETATTFDGNARIKAESVSRQVAGLVLADDSGLEVDALKRQPGVRSARYAGEGASDADNRGKLMAALRGKGLSESTARFRCVMALARGGETIGSFEGAVEGVVRVEEAGKGGFGYDPLFVPIGYQRSFAELPAAIKNALSHRGKALQGVLDWLQANTNLQKSLLEWR
- a CDS encoding DUF1566 domain-containing protein; protein product: MSDSDRSFFRVHYDTFGYLPVDTNQSRSYDLLGQVIDPEPSDGAPLSGQDAAYAVSPPSYQDNGDGTVTDRRTGLIWQQVPPLAFYSWSEAQSYAENLVLAGESDWRLPTIKELFSLADYNGSSRAGIERPYLDESVFTIHDPLSVTNFFPASTGGTKRAIDGQFWSSTHYVGRTINDDSATFGFNFIDGRLKGYPNGLLSGPTGTAFVRCVRGNSAYGKNNFIDNGDGTITDLATGLMWMAQDSGAFPAAGSQGDGTLDWQEALAWAEALDFAGYDDWLLPDIKQLHTLVDYSRAPDAEEAAAQTVAIDPLFSVSETESWFWSSTSLGDDLFAWGVYQTFGRSLAIDQTTLEATVNAHGAGAVRSDPKTGNPADYAAGHGPQNDQVRIYNYARAVRSCLTPPLVPATEPGDLVVTLAGTAPEDLAVGPRSVTLGGVEVDLETVFRSSRNEISFDFETYGLPPGDYAVEVRFADSEELLTGVHRVHASILLLIVYDWGHDASPLDNQEPGVFLAKMPTLQSLADEGLRFTQAYSQPACSPTRASILTGRQVWQHGVGMPADSGNFSEAEITLPEIFATMGAPHDLLSVGKWHLGGEDSGYADRGGWPEFYGINGGGVGNYANWSKNSNGSVETTSVYSTTDQVNEAEAFIRERVAAGQPWFAWVAFNAPHSPYHDPPAELAPPDGYSAQEVGESTSSFQYRKMLEALDTEMGRLLQAIDPAQTTILLMGDNGTPGAIVQAPYGNGNSKGSIYNGGTHVPFLVKGPAVTVAPGSTSDALVHCVDLFATILELAGINELGVPQLAAQNTQSESLLPLLEGGESGGRCVVCESNDGDEARRSLRLASHPDYKLIVLQDLTSELDDPIFEFYNVGWPAFDENEQSPLDLNSLSGAALAAYQACLAKEASLGGGYSDGPSSSFDTLYLELPTTGVTPVVPGFTRPNGNEIAVTSVTVDGQAATILGRFNSGTSLADESDDLADRYWVKVRLAPANGGPYAAARVIFPDQPAGQGGAAREFDAVSIEVRSSL
- a CDS encoding sulfatase-like hydrolase/transferase, coding for MIAPRFFLLLVCSFLGWASTGLVGQEKPNIVLFYLDDWAWNGSPIPMNDSVENSFMPILEMPRLEQLAREGMKFTNAYGSHQCAPARASLQTGQSGPRTGLTLVLGNQKDDYYDTRPQYRNLPLVPNIADESLDADALTIPEALEPLGYVSAHLGKWHLYSDPGAEGYVLHDGDTDNKPGTPKDPAIAEKDPKLMFSITEKAIGFIKEQAAQDRPFYCQISHYAMHAGSQCLPETFEKYAAHPKLQAYYETLAKRPKPKQDPAMWLGMGEDLDGRIGAVLDTLASLGIEDNTYVVVVSDNGYRHSALGITPGTKQPLHAHKWWAWQGGIRVPMFVKGPGIAANSTFEGNVINYDFLPTFVEWAGGDPETLPEIDGVSLAAYMAGQDPDREFLNRPLYLHVPHYREEIPHSIIVAGDAKVIHFYERPDIPMLFNLADDPGETTNIARQFPETHERLFEQMMTYLEEVEARFPKVNPEYDPEVYQRHKNYAKYQRWGPFEGTRPLAEDEL
- a CDS encoding protocatechuate 3,4-dioxygenase, coding for MKRRNFLLHTAGGGLAAAGTALGANRVSPPQPATPSEVQGPFYPVFAPADQDFDLTQVEGYPVQAQGRPIFISGTVQDTSGQAVEGATVDLWQANAAGRYRHPHDRNPAPLDEGFQGWAIVPSGKAGRFRFRTIFPGAYPVAEGWDRPPHIHFKVSKRGYEELVTQMYFPGQALNQKDALLQRKSPEEQRLLIAERVSRDPETYLFRITLQKV
- a CDS encoding M48 family metallopeptidase — its product is MLNTWFFLLLLIVVGLYALNVIASLLNLKALQPKLPQEFADTFDAEKYTQSQEYTRAHTRFDLVESTFSLLVFLAFWLLGGFPWLDGIIASWGWGPVGTGLAFFGLLFLANTLLGLPFNLYDTFVLEERFGFNQTTPATFVADFCKNLALAALLGLPLLALLLWIFATVPAAWFWAWIVVSAFSLLLTWLAPTYLLPLFNKFQALEDGELKNKIHAMAEKCHFPLTEISIMDGSKRSAKANAFFTGFGKRKKIALYDTLVEKQTTGELVAVLAHEIGHFKKKHIHQTIVLSLLQTGLLFFLLGLFLNQAGLYEAFGVDTTSGQLPVYLGILFFTVLFKPISRIIGIGMNIFSRKNEFEADAYAAEVTSQPNDLVTALKKLSASNLSNLTPHPLHVFMDHSHPPVLQRIRALRTLAVATP
- the dusB gene encoding tRNA dihydrouridine synthase DusB — translated: MKWLSPQRPPLYLAPMAGITDLIFRDLCKEQGAEVMVTEFVSAEGILQADERTRKYTEFEEGQRPVGVQLFGADGTRMGEAARKIIDWKQPDFIDINFGCPVNKVVAKNGGSSLLRDCPLLTSVAEEIVRAVEPTGIPVTAKIRIGWDSQSINAPQVVGLLEGCGIQAVTIHGRTRAQGYSGEADWEVIGDCAELARIPIIGNGDLRSGHDVQRRLQETKVRGVMIGRAAMQRPWLFREARHYLETGTQMPEPSAQERWGFIRRHCAIAIEQKYRPTEELTLMSMRSRLMAYSKGLPFGKNLRQQFSHLSSLTELEDIAATHLADLEKRGEALAAQLISLPS
- a CDS encoding LptF/LptG family permease, which encodes MDFQRYAIKVAKEAERFWQRLMGSRRALGLYVLGTLLVFALWFRDAWPSQGFQESGFVAIAPALWPQIAALLLALLPLKVRIARRLGSALPTTALFSTLGIMLWLPAELALNFRAATEGGLGEPPALGAYLGYLALVAFLLASPVLMVWLYSKATRQDRYLVGHLLPPVVISLLAFSSIWIVIDLSDNGPDFAQGGLGLSEVAGFYFKQLPEILVLILPISLLLGTLYSLTRMSKANELTAMIGSGRHPLRVLLPVLLAGAYASLAALAMNYQWSAWARASNDSTLNALTSREEGQTLIENHPFLNRSEHRDWFIGRFPFAFHLGEPLRHVIVRQFDAARNPVATYHATEVTWDAETNHWTLEKGRVEHFDGEAVPMRIVPFTASHERGEDRLVLREWSETPFQVASSGLLEKHLGVPQLQSYLIANRQSPDKQLAPYRTHLHRLLAEPFVTFLLCFLAAPLALVSSRRGVLGGVATAIGLFAGITILTSFFSALGQSHALPAPLAAWAANLLFGGIGGWIIYCRFANRPTWPFQKQREAKPLEPSSLPEHSPS